Genomic DNA from Streptomyces sp. AM 2-1-1:
CGGCTTGGCGAGCAGCTCCTCCGCGAGCTCGACGGTGAGCTCGTCCGGCGCCAGGTCCTCGGGGACGTCGGCGCGCTGGTGGCCCTCGGAGTCCTTCTCGCCCCGCTCGATGTACGGCCCGTAGCGGCCGACACGGAGCTTGATGTCGTTGCCGACGGGGAACGAGGAGATCTCCCGGGCATCGATGGCACCGAGGTCGGTGACGAGTTCCTTCAGGCCGCCGAGGTGGTCGCCGTCGCCGTTGCCCGCGTCGGAGGCCCGCCCCGCACCGGCCGTGTCCTCGCCCGCGCCGAAGTAGAAGCGCTTCAGCCACGGCACGGACTGGGCCTCGCCCCGCGCGATGCGGTCGAGGTCGTCCTCCATCCGCGCGGTGAAGTCGTAGTCGACCAGCCGGCCGAAGTGCTTCTCCAACAGGTTGACGACGGCGAAGGAGAGGAAGGACGGGACGAGCGCCGTGCCCTTCTTGAAGACGTAACCGCGGTCGAGGATGGTCCCGATGATCGAGGCGTACGTCGACGGGCGGCCGATCTCGCGCTCTTCGAGCTCCTTGACCAGCGAGGCCTCGGTGTAACGGGCCGGAGGCTTGGTGGCGTGGCCGTCGGCGGTGATCTCCTCGGCGGAGAGCGCGTCGCCCTCGGCGACCTGCGGCAGCCGGCGCTCGCGGTCGTCCAGCTCGGCGTTCGGGTCGTCCGCGCCCTCGACGTACGCCTTCATGAAGCCGTGGAAGGTGATCGTCTTGCCGGAGGCGGAGAACTCGGAGTCCCGGCCGTCGCTCGCCCGGCCGCCGATCTTGACGGTGACGGAGTTGCCGACCGCGTCCTTCATCTGGGAGGCGACGGTCCGCTTCCAGATCAGCTCGTAGAGACGGAACTGGTCGCCGGTCAGGCCGGTCTCGGCCGGGGTGCGGAAACGGTCGCCGGAGGGGCGGATCGCCTCGTGCGCCTCCTGCGCGTTCTTGACCTTGCCGGCGTAGGTACGCGGCTTCTCCGGCAGGTAGTTCGCGCCGTACAACTGCGTGACCTGTGCCCGGGCGGCGGTGACGGCCGTCTCCGAGAGGGTCGTGGAGTCCGTACGCATGTAGGTGATGAAGCCGTTCTCGTACAGCTTCTGCGCGACCTGCATGGTCGCCTTCGCCCCGAAGCCCAGCTTGCGGCTCGCCTCCTGCTGGAGGGTGGTCGTGCGGAACGGGGCGTACGGCGAGCGCCGGTACGGCTTCGACTCGACCGAGCGGACCGCGAAGGTGGAGTCGGCGAGGGCGGCTGCCAGGGCGCGGGCATTCGTCTCGTCCAGGTGCATGACCTGGCCGGAGGCGGCCTTCAGCTGCCCGTCCGCGCCGAAGTCGCGGCCCTGGGCGACGCGGCGCCCGTCGACCGTGCTGAGGCGGGCGATCAGGGTGGACGGGTCCGAGGCGTCCCCGGTGCGACCGGTGGCGAAGGTGCCCGTCAGGTCCCAGTACGAGGCGGAGCGGAAGGCGATGCGCTCGCGCTCCCGCTCGACGACGAGCCGGGTGGCGACGGACTGGACACGCCCGGCCGACAGCCGGGGCATGACCTTCTTCCACAGGACCGGCGAGACCTCGTAGCCGTAGAGGCGGTCGAGGATGCGGCGGGTCTCCTGGGCGTCGACCATCCGCTGGTTGAGCTCGCGCGGGTTGGCGACGGCGGCCCGGATCGCGTCCTTGGTGATCTCGTGGAAGACCATCCGGTGGACCGGCACCTTGGGCTTCAGGACTTCCTGGAGGTGCCACGCGATGGCTTCGCCCTCGCGGTCCTCATCGGTGGCGAGGAAGAGTTCGTCGGACTCGGCCAGCAGCTGCTTGAGCTTCCTGACCTGCGCCTTCTTGTCGGCGTTGACGACGTAGATGGGCTGGAAGTCGTTGTCGACGTCGACCCCGAGCCGCCGGACCTCGCCGGTGTACTCGTCGGGGACCTCGGCGGCGCCGCTCGGGAGGTCACGGATGTGCCCGACGCTCGCCTCGACGACGTATCCGGGGCCGAGATAGCCCTTGATCGTCTTCGCCTTGGCGGGCGACTCGACGATGACGAGTCGGCGGCCGCCTTGTGCGGTCTCGCTGGTCGGGGACAACTTCGCTCTTCTCTCCGGTCGGCACTCGATGCGCATCCGCACGGCGGCGATGAGCCACTGGCGGTGCTGTCGCTGCGGAGTGTGACGGTACATCCCGCCCCCGTGTCAAACGGCAAAAGCCCGCAACGGCCACTCGAACGGTAACCCGACTTCCGGCATTCCTGCCGCCCGGACTGTCCGTTCCGCACCGCGTGCGGCCGCTGCCTGCGGATTTCGGGGTGCCGGCGAAGGGGCGTGGGAAGGCTCCCGAGGAGATGCGACGGGTACAGGGACGAGCGCCGCACGCGGCCGGTGGCGACGGGCGGGAGGTGCGGATCCGGTCGGACACGTCGATTCAGATGCCGGTGAGGACCCACACACCGAGGACGAGGAAAAGTACGCCGAAGACCGTCGACAGCACGGCGGCGGGGACGGGGCTCACTCCGTGGGCCACCGGCGCGCGGCGAACCGTGCGCGCCCCCGTCCAGAGGAGGAGCGCCACGCCGAACACCGCGAAAACCGATCCCGCGAGGACCGCCGGTCCGCTCTCCATGTCTCCGCACCCCTGTCCTGGCCCGCCGCCGGGCCGGGCCGCCCCGGCCCGTCCGGACCCTGCCGGTCCGGCTCGCCCGCCGGGACGCGCAGAGGGAGGCTGCCACCCCCGGGCGTCGACGACGCGAACCCTGGGTGAACGGCCGCCCCGCGCGTGCGGGAGAGGGCCGAGGGGCGTGAGGCGGTGGGCGGAGAAAGGGCCGGGGAGGAGGACGGGGAGAGGTTCCGGGAGGGGGCCGGGCGGGGGCCGGGAGGGGGGTTCCAGGGAGCAGGGCCGGGAGAGGGGACGGGGAGGAAGGGCCGGGAGGAAGCCGGGAGGGGGCGCCAGCGGCCGTATGCCTGGTTCGCGCCGGTCGCGTGCGGCTGAACGTACGGCCTGCCGACTCCGTACCCGAGCCCGCCCTGACGTCCTGACACCCCTGACGCCCTGACGCCCTGACGCCCTGACGCCCTGACGCCCTGACGCCCTGACGATTGTCTACTGACTCCTCGACGATGGTCTGCCGACCCCTGGGCCAAGAACGCAGGTCAGACGATGGGGCCCGTTCCGTCCGGTCCCGGCGCCACCGGCTCCAGGAAGCCCTCCTCGACCAGCAGCCGGATGGCCTGCGGGGTGCGGTCCCGCAGCAGCACCGGGTCCTCCCCCATCAACTGGGCGATGGCGTCCAGAATCCGGCCGGCCGGCAGCGAACCGTCGCAGACGCCCGCGAACCCCGCGCCGACCGAGTCGACCTTGGTGGCCCGGCGCATCCCGCGGTGCTGACGGAGCACCACGTGTTCCGGGTCCTCCGCGCCCGGCAGCCCGACCTGCTCCTGCACGACCTCCTCGGCGAGCGTGAAGTGGCCGGCGAGCAGCGAGGCGTCGTCCTGGGCCCGCAGGTAGTCCTGGCGGGCGAAGTGGGCGAGGACGGCCGGGCCGAGGGGCTGCTCGATCGAGTGCGGCCACTCCTCGACGACGACCGACGGCTTCCCGGCAGCGGCGGCGGCGGACTTGCGTACCGTGATCCAGCCAAACCCGACTGCCGTGGTCCCGCGCGCCTCGAAGGCGTCGAGCCATGACTCGTACCGTGCGGTGTACTCCGCCGGATCGGAGCGATGGTCGCCGCTGTCGCGCAGCCAGAGTTCGGCGTACTGCGTGATGTCCTGAACCTCACGCTGCACGATCCAGGCGTCACAGCCCTCCGGCACCCAGGAACGGAGCCGGTCCTGCCACTCCTCGCCCTCCACGTGCTGCCAGTTGGCGAGGAACTGGGCATAGCCGCCGTCGTTCAGCCGGTCGCCCGACTGCTGGACCAGGGTGCGGCAGAGGTCGTCGCCGCCCATGCCGCCGTCGCGATAGGTGAGGCGGGCGCCGGGCGAGATGACGAACGGCGGATTCGAGACAATCAGGTCGAACGTCTCGTCGGCCACCGGCTCGAAGAGGGAGCCCTCCCGCAGATCCGCCGGAGCCGCGCCGGAGAGCGCGAGGGTGAGCCGGGTGAAGTCCAGGGCACGCGGATTGAGGTCGGTGGCGGTGACGCGCGTCGCGTGCTGCGCCGCGTGGAGCGCCTGGATACCGGAGCCGGTGCCCAGGTCGAGGGCGGACGCGACCGGTGTCCGGACGGTGATCCCGGCGAGCGTGGTGGACGCGCCACCGACGCCGAGTACGACCCCCTCCTCGTGCGCGCCGATGCCCCCCGCGCCGCCGACGGCGCAGCCGAGATCGGAGACGATGAACCAGTCCTCGCCCCCGGGGCCGCCGTACGGGCGGACGTCGACGGTCGCCCGCACCTCGCCGTCCTCCTCGCGCACCCAGCCGTCCGCGACGCACTCGGCGAGGGGCAGGGCATTTTCGGCCCTCTTCACGGGAACGGCCCGCTGCAGGAGGAAGAGCCGCACCAGCGTGTCGAGCGCGGTGTCGCCCCGGGTGGCCCGTAGGGCGGGAACCGTCTCGGCCCGTGCGAGAGCCGCGTAAGCCGGCGCGCCGAGCAGCTCCAAGAGGCCGTCTGCGGTGAACGCGGCCGCGAGGAGCGCCTCACGGAGTGCGGGAACGTGCTCGGAGCGCGGCAGAACGGATGGCAAGGCGCTCGTCGGCGCGGTGGCACCCGTCGGCCCCTGAGCGCTCGCCGTTGCGGAGGCGCCGGCCGTCGCGGAAGGGCTCGTCGGTGCGGAGGGGCTCGTCGGTGCGGACGGGCGATTCGTACTCACGCCCCCATTGTGGCCGCTCCCGCCGACAACGGCAGCGGCCCGGCCCCCCACGAGGGAGGGCCGGGCCGACGCGCCGCTTCTCTCCGTGGCGCCGTCGCACCATGCCCGGAGACGAGCCCCCGGAGAAGTGCGGGCGCTACGACGCCTTCGCGGTGGCCTGGGCGCCCGACCCCGGGGAAGCCGAGGCGGAAGGGCTCTTGCAGCTGTCCTGCTTGGCCATCGCGCTCCCGAGTTCACCGGACTGCAGCTTGTTCAGCGCACTGGCGCCGTTGCTGCTCGTGTTCTTCAATTCGTCGGCGATGTCCTTCAGACCGTCGGCGAACTGCGCCTGGTCCTCGGTGTCGAGCGCGTCCACCTTGGTCTTGAGGTTCGCGTACGCCTTGGAAGCGTCGTTGAGCCCCTTCACCGCCTCCTGCTGCGTGGCCTCACCGTCGTCGACCGGGGGTGCGCCGGCCGAGTCGACGGCCGAGCCGAGCGCCTTGTACGCCTCCGAGATCTGCTGGAAGGCGGCCGAGTCGGTCTTCTGGACATCCGCCGGCTGACTGTTGTCCGCCGTCTGCTCCTGAATGGCGGCGTTCGCGGCCGCGATCTTCTGGAGTTGCGGCTGGACCTGGTCGCAGACCTTCTTGGCCCAGTCGTTCACCTTGTCGTCGCTGTCGCTGTCGTCACTGCAACCCGCAAGTGTCAGTACGAGCACCGCGCCGCCGGACAGTGCGGCCGCAAGCTTCTTGTTCACCGGATCGGTCCCTTCCCAGGCTCTCGGCCCCGGAACTTACACGCCAAGTGGGCTACATCCGGGCGCCCGCCAACCGGTTAAGCCTCTTTTCTAACCATTTGCACCAAGAGGATGGGGGGAGATTCAACTCACCTCCCCCCCGCGTCAATCAGGAGGACCACGGCGGAGCGCCCTTCCGAAAATCACCCGAACGGATGAAGGTCCCCCTTCGGGCGCCCGCAGACCCACCCAGCGCACAGGACGCCCCTTGAGATGACCCGTCAGGTCGCGGCGTCGGGTTCAGCGAGGCAGTCCTGAGTGTCCGTCACCTCGTCGGGCCGGGACGCTCCGCCGGCGCGGCGGCGCACTCGTGCTCGCGGGGCGCCGTGGTACCCGGGCCGGGCTGCGGACGTGGATACAGCTGCGGGTGTGGGTGTGGATACAGCTGCGGGTGCGGGCGCTCTCGAGGTGGTTGCTCGACGCGGCGTGTGGAGGGAGCGAGGGCACGGAGGACGAGGACGGGAGGACGAGGACTCCCACGCCGGACGTCACCGCGGCCGACCGCCATTCCGGATCCCCACGGTCACCGTCGGCTCGGCAGGCGCACACCGGCCGGGAGCACGGGCAGCAACGATCGGGGACGGGGACTTCAGTGCGCGTCCGCACTCGGCGACGGCGGGTAGGCGCAGACCGTGCTGTGTGGGGCCGCGGGGCGCCTCAGGACCGCCGTGAACGGCAGCTCTCACGTCTCGGGGGCACGACGGCGCACGCGTCGTCCATCAGACGCGGGAAGCCGACCCCAGGTCCCGGAAAGCCGAGCCGGGCCATCGGCTGAACCGACCGTTCGGCGTGCCCGGTCCGCCGAACCGGCCCTCTCGGTCGAGGGCGGCGCAGCTCGCCAGGTCAGGGGAAGGTGACCGCCGACGCGGTGGGCCACGTCATACGGATCACGCCGCCGTTCGCGCCGGACCGGACTTCCACGTCGTCGACCAGGCCCTTGATGACGGCGAGGCCCATCTCGTCCTCACCCTCACCGTCCGGCTCAGGCTCGGGCTCGTCGAGACCTACCGGTACCGCCGGCGAGTCCCTGCGCGCGCCGGGGACGGCGCCGCCGGCGTCGCTGCCCGGGCCCGGCACATCGTCGCCGACCTCGATGGAGAACGACTTCTCCTCATCCGTGAGCACCACGGCCACCGGGGTGACGATGCCATGTGCGTGATGCAGCCCCACCGCTCGGCTGCACGCCTCGCCCACAGCGAGTCTGACCTCGTCGAGCACCGCCTCGTCGACGCCCGCCCGGCGTGCCACAGCGGCCGCCACGAGGCGGGCCGTCCTGACATGTTCAGGCTGTGCACTGAAGCGGAGTTCAACGGTGGCCATGAGATCCCCCTCGAACGTTAGGGCGTGCGTATCAGAGGTGCGGACATGGCGTCCGTACCTCTGTTCTCCTCCCGGAGCCCACGGAGCGGACGACCGACCCCAGGGTCGGCCGTCGGCTCAATGCGGCCCGGCGCGGCTCTCTGCCGACCGGACCGTCCACGGTCCGCCGACCGGGGCCGGCGGACCGCTCCGACATCAGTCGGTGGCGGCGACAGCCTCGTCGACCGTGGTGTGAATGGGGAACACCTTGGTCAGGCCCGTGATCCGGAAGATCTTGAGAATGCGCTCCTGGTTGCAGACCAGGCGCAGTGAGCCCTCATGGGCCCGGACACGCTTCAGAAAGTGTTGGGTAACTGGTTGATTACTCGTGGTCGAGGTCGTCGGTGAGGCGTCGGGCCGCTTCGGTTTCGATGGGGCCGTGGGGTTCGATGGTTTCGCCGGCGAGGCGGGCGGCCATGAGCCGGATCATCGCAACCTTGATCATGGCTTCGGCGTGCGCCGTCTTGCGCTCGTAGTCGCGGGCCAACCGTCTGCACCGTCCCAGCCAGGAGAATGTTCGTTCCACCACCCACCTGCGGGGCAGCACCTGGAAGCCTTTCACGTCCGCGTTGCGTGGTACTGCGACGATCTCGACGTTCTCGTTGTCCGCCGCCCAGCGGATCAGTCCGGAATCGACGCGATTGACGTAGCCGCCGTCGACCCAGACCAGGCCGACCCGCGGAAACAGCTCCCGGATGCCGGTGAGGACCAGTTTCGCTCCGGCCCGGTCCTGGACCGAAGCGGAGTGCACCACGGCGCGCAGTACGAGCCCGCAGGTGTCCACCAGTAGATGGCGCTTGCGCCCGCGCACCCGTTTTCCCGCGTCGTAACCGATGCTCTCGCCACCCTGATGGGACTTCGCCGACTGCGAGTCCAGCACCGCGGCCGACGGCTCCGGATCACGACCCTCGGCCACCCGGATGCGGTCCCTCAACGCGTCATGGACCCGGTCCCAGGTCCCGTCGGCCGCCCATGACCTGAACCACCGGTAGGCGACGTCCCACGGGGCAAGATCATGCGGAACCAGCCGCCAGGCACACCCGGTGCCCAGCACGTACAGCACCGTGTCCAGGACCAGCCGACGCGAGAACTTCAGCGGACGGCCACCGCGCCGCAGGTCACGCACGGGCAGAAGCGGCTCGATCACCGCCCACTGAGCATCCGTCAACGACGTCTCGTAGCAAGGCTTACAGGAGCAGACGCACATGTAGATGATCTTCGCTGGCGCCCGACCCGCGAAGATCACCACCGTCGGCCACAGAACGCAAGCGATCAGTTACCCAACACTTTCTCAGGCCGCCCACCAGCACGCCGAGACCGGTGGAGTCGAGGAAGTCGACACCTTCCATGTCGACCACCAGGTGGTAACTGCCGTCATTCACCAACTCGACCAACTGCTCGCGCAGCTTGGGCGCGGTATACACATCAATCTCGCCACCGACCTCGACGACCGTACGGTCGCCACCAGGGCCGGACACATTGCGAGTCGACAGGGACAGGTCCACGGATCCTCCAGCACCTTGCTATCGAGCGGTCGCCCCTCGGTCTCCCCGACGGAGTCAGGGGACGGATCGCCAGCCGCGATGGCATTCAATCACTTACCTGCAGCCATGCACGACGCCTTGGGACCATTGTCCGTCACGCCAGTGACACACTCGGTGTCGATGGCCAAGAATCACCGCCCCAGCGGACCCGCCGAGAGCGGAGACTCCCGCCCCTCTCCCGACATGATCCTCGACCGGCTCGCCGCAGGGGCGGGCCGGGCCGCGCGCATCACTCATACGGAGCACTTGCCCCCGCGACCGGGAACCCATGCCATCTGGCCGAATCGCATCCGGCCGGAAGTGATCGCGGCGATCGGGCGTGCCGGAATCGACCATCCGTGGGTCCACCAGGCAGCCGCTGCGGAGTGCGCTCTCGACGGCGAATCCGTGGTGATCGCCACCGGTACGGCCTCCGGGAAGTCGCTCGCCTACCTCGCACCGGTCCTCAGCACGTTGCTCGACGGTTCCGAGGCCCCGAACGGACGTGCGGCGACCGCGCTCTACCTCTCCCCCACCAAGGCGCTCGCCGCCGACCAGCGCCGGTCGGTGAAGGCTCTCGCCGCCCCGCTCGGCAACGCGATCCGGCCCGCCGTCTACGACGGTGACACGCCGGTGGAAGAACGCGAATGGGTGCGTCAGTACGCCAATTACGTCCTCACCAATCCCGACATGCTGCACCGGGGAATCCTGCCGTCCCATCCCCGCTGGGCCTCCTTCCTCCGTGCCCTGCGCTTCGTCGTCGTCGACGAGTGCCACACCTACCGGGGCGTCTTCGGCTCGCACGTCGCCCAGGTGCTGCGCCGCCTGCGGCGGCTGTGCGCCCGGTACGGCTCCGACCCGGTCTTCCTGCTCGCCTCCGCGACCGCGGCCGAGCCGTCGGTCGCGGCCGGCCGGCTCACCGGAGTGCCGGTCCGGGAGATCGCCGACGACGCCTCGCCCCGCGGTGAACTCGTCTTCGCCCTGTGGGAGCCGCCGCTCACCGAGATGCACGGTGAGAAAGGCGCGCCCGTACGGCGTACGGCCACCGCCGAGACCGCCGATCTGCTCACCGACCTGACCCTCCAGGGGGTCCGCTCGGTGGCCTTCGTGCGCTCCCGGCGCGGCGCTGAACTCATCTCCGTCATCGCCAAGGAGCGGCTCGCCGAGGTCGACCGCTCGCTGCCGCGACGGGTCGCCGCCTATCGGGGCGGCTACCTGCCGGAGGAACGCCGAGCCCTGGAAAGCGCTCTGCACTCGGGCGAGCTGCTGGGTCTGGCCGCCACCACCGCACTCGAGCTGGGGATCGACGTCTCCGGTCTGGACGCCGTCGTCATCGCCGGCTACCCGGGCACCCGCGCGTCCCTCTGGCAGCAGGCCGGGCGGGCCGGCCGCGCGGGACAGGGCGCCCTGGCCGTACTGGTGGCGCGGGACGATCCGCTGGACACCTTCCTCGTGCACCACCCCGAAGCCCTGTTCCAGCAGCCCGTGGAGTCGACCGTCCTGGACCCGGACAACCCCTACGTGCTCGCCCCCCACCTGTGCGCGGCCGCCGCCGAACTACCGCTGACCGCCGCCGACATCGCACTTTTCGGGCCCACCGTGCCCGAGCTGCTTCCCCAGCTGGAAGCCGCGAAGCTGCTGCGCAGACGGGCGGCCGGCTGGCACTGGACCCGCCGTGAACGCGCGGCCGACCTCACCGACATCCGGGGTGGCGGAGGCCGGCCGGTGCAGATCGTCGAGGAGGGCACCGGCAGGCTGCTGGGCACCGTCGACGAGGCCGCTTCCCACACCTCGGTGCACGAGGGCGCCGTCCACCTCCATCAAGGGCGTACCTACCTGGTCCGGAAGCTGGACCTGGAGGACTCCGTCGCGCTCGTGGAGGAGGCGAGTCCGCCGTACTCGACGAACGCCCGCGACACCACCGCCATCACCGTCCTGGAGACCGACACGACGATCCCGTGGGGGGAGGGCAGGCTCTGTTACGGCTCCGTCGAAGTCACCAACCAGGTGGTCTCCTTCCTGCGACGCAAGCTGATCACCGGAGAGGTACTGGGCGAGACGAAGCTCGAACTGCCGCCCCGGACGCTGCGGACCCGGGCCGTCTGGTGGACCGTCACCGAGGACCAACTCGACGCCGCGCGGATCAATCCGGAGATCCTCGGGGGTGCGCTCCATGCCGCCGAACACGCCTCGATCGGCATGCTTCCCCTCTTCGCCACCTGCGACCGCTGGGACATCGGCGGGGTGTCCGTACCGCTGCACCCGGACACCCTGCTGCCCACCGTCTTCGTGTACGACGGCCACCCCGGCGGCGCCGGATTCGCCGAGCGGGCCTTCCACACCGCCCGAGCCTGGCTCTCGGCGACGCGTGAAGCCATTGCCTCCTGCGAGTGCGAGGCGGGCTGTCCGTCCTGCATCCAGTCCCCCAAGTGCGGCAACGGCAACGAGCCCCTGCACAAGCGTGGCGCGCTGAGGCTTCTGACGGAGCTCCTCAAGGCTGCCCCTGCGGATCCGCCGACCCCGGGAAGTCGGGAGCCCCGGTCGGGACCGGAAGACCGGGAGGACCCGGCAGGCCCGGAGGACCGGGCGGACCAGGCGGACCCGCGCGGGACCTGACCTCCGGCGCGTACGGACCGAAGGCAGCCCGGGCCGTCACGTCGGCGATTTCGCCTCGCACCGAGCACCTCACCACGACGGCCCCTTGCGCGTCCGCCACCCGCCGGGCCGCCGCACAGGCGGGTCCGGTGCCGTGGGAGGCACGGTCGGCTGCCGCGAGCGCGGCCAGATCAGCCGCACCACCCGCACGGTGCCGGGCCGCGACCGCCTGCCCCAATGCCAGGATCACGACGAACACCGCAGAGAGGCTGGCCACCGCCAGAGCCACCCACACGGTCGCCACCCCACGATCACCGCATCGCGCGTCGAGCGGCAGCGGACGGATCAGCCGGACCAGCCGGCTTTGAGAACCCGGTCCCGTCAGCCGGATCAACCGGGCCGGTCGGCTCAGCCGCCCCGACCCGGTCAGCCGGAGCAGTCGGAGCGGTGGGAGCAGTCGGAGCGGTGGGAGCGGTGGGAGCGGTGGGAGCGGTCGGCTCATGGCGGGCTCCCCGCGCCGAGCGGGCGATCCCCGGCGCCTCCGGCGCCTCCTGCGCCCACGGTGTCCGAGGGACCCTCGGCCTCCGAGGGGTCCGCGGTCCCTGCGGTATCCACGGGGCCTCCTCCCAGAGCGTCTCCGGCCTGTGGACTGTCTGAGGTACCTCCCTCGGCGACGGCGCCCACGCCGTCATCGTCACCCACCGAGTCCTCCGCCAGGGCTGCCGCCTCGGCGCTCAGAGTGAGGGCCAAGGACCGCGGGCCGGGGGTGGGAGCCTCCACACGCACGTGCCAGAGCGTGCCCTCCCGCCGCACGACGACCTCCGCCCGGGCGGGCGCCGCCGCTCGGACGGCCTCCCGCACGGCCGACTCCGGCTCCGAACGCGCCGCGGCCCGCGCACCGGCCCGCGCGGCGTCCACGCACCGGATCTGGTCGGCTGCTGCCACGAGGGCCCAGACCAGGACCACGGCCAGTGCCACCAGCGCGGGCAGAACCATCGCCGCCTCGGCGGTCACCGAGCCCCGGTCCGCGCCGCCAGCGCGGTGACGGACACTGCCGCCACCCCGCGTCCGCTTACTCGCCGCCTCCCAACCCCGCTCAGAACGAGCCATCGAGCGCGCCCTTGATCAATGACTGCAAAGCGTCCTGCACAGCACTGCTGTTGACCACCTTGTAGAGCACGGCGGCGAACGCACAGGCAGCGATCGTTCCCATGGCGTACTCGGACGTGGTCATTCCGCGATCGGACCGGCCGAAGCGCCGGAACCACCTGTCCCGCCACAGGGTCGCGCGTCGTCCCGCAACCGGCACGAGCAGCCGGAACCGGTCACGTGCCGGTCCCGCCCCCATCCTCCGAGGGCTCCGGCCGTGTCGGCCGCGGCGCGTACCGCCACAGGTACCGTCCACCATGATTCCGCTCGTTTCGATACTCATCTCGACCCTCGTTCCGCCCGTGTCGGGCATGGTTGGACGACGGGAGCGCCCGCGGCGCGCCCGTGTGAGAACACGTGGCCCGGACAGAGATCCGGTCCGACCGGTTCACCCGGCGTGCAGGAGTCCCCCGGCCAGGCCGACGATCACCGGCGCGACACCGACTGACAGGAAGGCCGGGAGGAAGCAGAGCCCCACCGGTGCGGTGATCAGGACACCCGCGCGCTGGGCCTTCGCCACGGCCGCATCGGCACGTGCGGCGCGTATGGCGTCGGCCAGCCGGGCGACGGGCTCCGCCGCCGGGGCCCCGGTCTCACCGGCGCGGTTCAGGCACCGGGCCAACGGGCCCGCTCCCGGGAGTTCCCCCAGGCGGTCCCACGCCAGGGAAGGATCACCGCCCAGCCGGATCTCGGCGGCCGCGTGGAGCAGCCGTGCGCCGACCGGTCCTGGGAGCGACTCCCCCACGGCCTCCGCCGCCTGCCAGGGGCCGGCTCCGGCAGAGATACACGCAGCCAGCAGGTCGGCTGCCAGGGGCAGTTGCCGGGAAGCCGCCACTCGATCCTCCGCCGAGTCACCGGAAGCTCCGGAACACCGGGCCCGCCAAGTCCGCCGGAAGCGCCACACCGCAGCGGCCGCCCCCACCCCGGCCAGGGTTCCCGTCGCACCCCCCACGAGGATGCCCACCAACAGGCCCGCGCCGACCGGTTCTCCCCACCGCGCCACCGCCTCACGGGCTCCCCGGGCTCCAGGGACTCCCCGGGCCACCCGCGGCGACGGCCGCCACGGCCCCCTCCCGCGCGACGGTTCCCTCTCACCCGGCGTCCCCGCGCCGCTCGCCGCTCCACTCCCGCTCGACGTACCCGCGCCTCGGACCGTCCCGGCGAAGAGCGCCCGGTACCGCTTGCGCCGGGCCCGTTCCCGCCGACCGCAGGCATCCGAGTGCACCGCGCAGAGGGCTGCCGCACACACCGGAACCCATATCCCCAGGCTG
This window encodes:
- a CDS encoding DEAD/DEAH box helicase → MAFNHLPAAMHDALGPLSVTPVTHSVSMAKNHRPSGPAESGDSRPSPDMILDRLAAGAGRAARITHTEHLPPRPGTHAIWPNRIRPEVIAAIGRAGIDHPWVHQAAAAECALDGESVVIATGTASGKSLAYLAPVLSTLLDGSEAPNGRAATALYLSPTKALAADQRRSVKALAAPLGNAIRPAVYDGDTPVEEREWVRQYANYVLTNPDMLHRGILPSHPRWASFLRALRFVVVDECHTYRGVFGSHVAQVLRRLRRLCARYGSDPVFLLASATAAEPSVAAGRLTGVPVREIADDASPRGELVFALWEPPLTEMHGEKGAPVRRTATAETADLLTDLTLQGVRSVAFVRSRRGAELISVIAKERLAEVDRSLPRRVAAYRGGYLPEERRALESALHSGELLGLAATTALELGIDVSGLDAVVIAGYPGTRASLWQQAGRAGRAGQGALAVLVARDDPLDTFLVHHPEALFQQPVESTVLDPDNPYVLAPHLCAAAAELPLTAADIALFGPTVPELLPQLEAAKLLRRRAAGWHWTRRERAADLTDIRGGGGRPVQIVEEGTGRLLGTVDEAASHTSVHEGAVHLHQGRTYLVRKLDLEDSVALVEEASPPYSTNARDTTAITVLETDTTIPWGEGRLCYGSVEVTNQVVSFLRRKLITGEVLGETKLELPPRTLRTRAVWWTVTEDQLDAARINPEILGGALHAAEHASIGMLPLFATCDRWDIGGVSVPLHPDTLLPTVFVYDGHPGGAGFAERAFHTARAWLSATREAIASCECEAGCPSCIQSPKCGNGNEPLHKRGALRLLTELLKAAPADPPTPGSREPRSGPEDREDPAGPEDRADQADPRGT
- a CDS encoding DUF4244 domain-containing protein, which encodes MGAGPARDRFRLLVPVAGRRATLWRDRWFRRFGRSDRGMTTSEYAMGTIAACAFAAVLYKVVNSSAVQDALQSLIKGALDGSF
- a CDS encoding type II secretion system F family protein — encoded protein: MNAASAEVVHSLGIWVPVCAAALCAVHSDACGRRERARRKRYRALFAGTVRGAGTSSGSGAASGAGTPGEREPSRGRGPWRPSPRVARGVPGARGAREAVARWGEPVGAGLLVGILVGGATGTLAGVGAAAAVWRFRRTWRARCSGASGDSAEDRVAASRQLPLAADLLAACISAGAGPWQAAEAVGESLPGPVGARLLHAAAEIRLGGDPSLAWDRLGELPGAGPLARCLNRAGETGAPAAEPVARLADAIRAARADAAVAKAQRAGVLITAPVGLCFLPAFLSVGVAPVIVGLAGGLLHAG